The Bacteroidota bacterium region GAGCCGGTTTTCACTTTATGTGCGATAATCCGGATTCCTTGCAGCGCGGTAATTCTTATTTTGTATGGTTTAGATTGGACGACCAAAAATTGCAAATCTATAAGACCATTAATAATAGCTTTGCGTCTCCTATGTTAGATGTGCCGCTTACCTTTTCTGTGAATGTGTACTACGATTACAAAGTATTGTATGATAGAATTACCGGACTAATTCGTGTATATCAAAATAACATTTTAGTTGGTACAGTTACTGATTCTTCTCCAATTGCAAGTGGTACACATATTTCATTTAGGTCGGGCAATTCTCAGTTTTATGTAAACGAATTGAAAATTTATCGCTCCAGGGGAGCATCTGTAAATATTACAGTAGGTACTTCTTCTAGCGATATTCGTTATCAAAATATAGATCCGTTTACCGAGGCCGCACGATTAAAAACTATCTGCACCGATTCGGCCGGAAATCTTTCTGCGGTAGATTATTATTACATAAATGCCGATTGGACAGCTCCCGGAGCAATTAAGAATATGTACGATGGAAGCATGTTGTTGGTTGATTCGGCAATCAATTTTTCTGCTACCAGCATTTCCGCTAATTGGACTTCCAGTTCCGACCCACATTCCGGGATTGAAGAATATTATTTTGCAATTGGAAGTTCCGCAGGCGATTCTGATTTAGTTGGTTGGACAAACAATTTCGATAGTACAACCATTACTATTAATCCTATTGCGTTGCAAAATGGTACAACTTATTACATTAGTGCAAAAGCTAAGAATGGAGCGGGATTGTGGTCGCCAGTAATTACATCTAATGGACAAGTTGTAGATACTAATTTTCATAAAATTATTGCGTTGCCTAATGATGAAGATTATATTCTTTACGCTAATCCAATTTCAAGAAATACGTTGGTGTATTTATCGTTAAGTCAAGAGGCAAAATTAGATGTTAAGCTAGTAGATGTATTAGGTCGCGAAACACTTATTCTTGGAGGAACGTATGGAACAGGAAAGCATCGCATTCCTCTTAGCTTGGAAAAAGAAGCCATTTTAGAAGGTGTATATTTTGTACATATTTATAAAAATGGAGCGTCTAAGCCCGAGATTAGAAAAGTGGTGTATATAAATAAATAGCTATTCTACTTTTTTGTGGGCGTGTAAAAATCCTTTACATAATTAGGCTCGAAGTAGGCAGCATCTACAAATTTTTTTTGTAAGAACATTTGGTCTGCTATGCTTGCCATTTCCTTGGCAGATGGGTAAATAGTATCTATAAAAAATGCATTCGTGTTGTTGGCGAATATGGGTTTGCATTTTTCGGCACCATTCCCAATAAAATATATTTTTTGGGTTTTTAGTTCTTCGGCAAAAGAACTGTGGTCAATAATCATCGCACAAGTTTCTAATAATTGTTTTTTTTCTGCCGAGAACAATGCGGTGTAAACCTCCATTCTTCTAGCATCAATCATTGGACATATAAGCGCATCAGATTCTATTGACGAAACTGCGTTTGCCATTATAAGTAGGGAGTCAATAGCAATCAAAGGTTTTTTTAAGGAATAACATAATCCTTTTGCAGTTGATGCGCCAATTCGTAGTCCTGTATAAGAGCCTGGTCCTTTACCTACCGCAATAGCATCAACATTGTTTAGTGTTTTGTTAGCTATAGTAAGAACATCTTGTATAAAGAGGGTACTATTTTCGGCATGAGTATAGCCATCATTTAATTCCTTACACGCAATAGTTTTTCCATCTAGACTCAATGCAACCGAACAAAGTGTGGTAGATGTTTCTAGTGATAAAATAAGAGCCATTAAAAGGGTTTGTGTTAATTAAAATGGCAAATCGTCTTCTGTTTCAGGCAGAGGAGGTAATTCTTGCTCGAAAGAAGGTGCGTTTTTCCCTGCAGTATTATTCGATCCTCCGGCACTTTCTATTTTCCATGCTTTTACATCGGTGTACCATTTCCCATTATATTCTCTGCTTTCAACATCAAAAGAGATGTTTAATTTATTGCCAACTTGCAGTTGACTTTCATTTATTTTATCGCCCCAAATAGAAATACATACTTTTTTAGGGTATTGACCTTCCGTTTCTACAATTATATCTTGTTTTTTCCATTGTCCGTTTTTTCCGGTTCCTGTTTGCAAAGGCAAAACTTGGCTCAATTTGGCTGTTAATTCCATATATACTTAATTTTTGGTCGGCTAATATAATAGTTTATTTTAATCTTAATTATTGGGTTTGGGGTTAAATTACCTAAGATGTTCGTTTTGTTGTTTCTTTTTCAATATGTTATTTAAATAAAAACTTCAAATTCGTTAAGGACTCAATTAGTAGAGAATTAAGTTGTGATCCCTCAACTATCTGTTATTTAATGGCTTATGCCGTGCTTGTTCGTGTTAGCATTCTTATTTTTTGCTAATTTTGGTTGGACAATGAAACTTTTATAGCGCATATTCGTATTAACATCAAGTTGTTGATAAACAATATGCGAAAATCCAATTTTGTACTCATTTTTTGCTTCCTATTTGTTCACATGCAAGCCTGGATAAAGGATAGCACTAAGTATTCCTTTGAGCAGGTGGCTACCGAAGAGTACGGTATTAGTTTTTATGAGAAATTTAATGAGTTTACTGGGGGCGATTCTGCACGATTGGATGAAATTGATATTCCCAAACAAGGATGGGCTTTAGATTATTACAATACCGGCAATTTACTTCACAAAGGTTATTATCAAGACGGTCATCTTAATTATTATAAAAATTACTATCCCAATGGTCAATTAGAGCGTAGTTTTGAGGCTGTGGGTTTGGGCAGTTACATCATGAAATCTTATTACAAGGACGGAACTCAAAAGGCAATAGTACATTATAGAAATGGGATTGCACAAAAGGAGACAGATTTTTACCCCAACGGACAGGTTGATTTTTTTGAAGAGTACAACAAAAATGTAGATTATTTAATAAATAGAAAATCGTACTCAGAAAAT contains the following coding sequences:
- the tsaB gene encoding tRNA (adenosine(37)-N6)-threonylcarbamoyltransferase complex dimerization subunit type 1 TsaB; translated protein: MALILSLETSTTLCSVALSLDGKTIACKELNDGYTHAENSTLFIQDVLTIANKTLNNVDAIAVGKGPGSYTGLRIGASTAKGLCYSLKKPLIAIDSLLIMANAVSSIESDALICPMIDARRMEVYTALFSAEKKQLLETCAMIIDHSSFAEELKTQKIYFIGNGAEKCKPIFANNTNAFFIDTIYPSAKEMASIADQMFLQKKFVDAAYFEPNYVKDFYTPTKK
- a CDS encoding DUF3127 domain-containing protein → MELTAKLSQVLPLQTGTGKNGQWKKQDIIVETEGQYPKKVCISIWGDKINESQLQVGNKLNISFDVESREYNGKWYTDVKAWKIESAGGSNNTAGKNAPSFEQELPPLPETEDDLPF